Proteins from a single region of Lysinibacillus sp. JNUCC-52:
- a CDS encoding WecB/TagA/CpsF family glycosyltransferase, translating into MKETVLGINVNTEGYDELMDMAFERIEHKQKALVVAINPEKIIKAKEDPALKKLLNEAEFQIPDGIGVILASKIQKGQIRERVTGVDMMMKLCEEAAKRSKPIFLYGGKPGVADAAKAKLESLFPSIKIVGVQDGYEKDEQKVIDRINEAQPDLLFVAMGSPKQENWINANRDRLHPTIYQGVGGSFDVLAGTVKRAPEIFQKFGLEWFYRLMKEPKRIKRQIALPLFLLEVARQKRQ; encoded by the coding sequence ATGAAAGAAACAGTACTTGGCATTAACGTCAATACGGAAGGCTACGATGAATTAATGGATATGGCATTTGAGCGCATTGAACACAAACAAAAAGCGCTCGTTGTTGCCATCAATCCAGAAAAAATTATCAAAGCAAAAGAAGACCCAGCACTAAAAAAGCTATTAAACGAAGCAGAATTTCAAATTCCAGATGGTATTGGTGTTATTCTTGCCTCAAAAATTCAAAAAGGGCAAATTCGTGAACGTGTTACAGGCGTCGATATGATGATGAAGCTTTGTGAGGAAGCTGCAAAAAGAAGCAAGCCAATTTTCCTTTACGGAGGTAAACCTGGTGTTGCCGATGCAGCAAAAGCAAAGCTAGAATCACTATTTCCTTCTATTAAAATAGTTGGCGTACAGGACGGCTATGAAAAGGACGAACAAAAGGTCATCGATCGTATTAATGAAGCCCAACCGGATTTACTATTTGTTGCAATGGGAAGTCCTAAACAGGAAAATTGGATTAACGCCAATCGTGACCGTTTGCACCCAACGATTTACCAAGGTGTTGGTGGATCGTTTGATGTGTTGGCAGGTACAGTCAAACGTGCTCCGGAAATTTTCCAAAAGTTTGGCCTTGAATGGTTTTACCGATTAATGAAAGAACCTAAGCGCATCAAGCGTCAGATCGCACTACCACTTTTCTTATTGGAAGTGGCAAGGCAAAAACGTCAATAA
- a CDS encoding nucleotide sugar dehydrogenase, translated as MTKSICVVGLGYIGLPTAVMFANHGIKVHGVDVNPAAVKSIQEKKLHIEENGLQERLNKAVDEGFLTASTTPQEADVFIVAVPSPINPDNTANLEYVRQATASIVPYVKKGNLVILESTVPPKTVEHVMLPELIKANLEFGVDLFVAHSPERVIPGRIFEELVNNDRIVGGIDEKSSQMTKELYQTFVNGTIHLTDATTAELVKVMENTYRDVNIAFANELAKMAEKLDVNIWEAIKFANYHPRVNVHFPGPGVGGHCIAVDPWFLVELGGEQAQIIHMSRNTNDSMPRFTAQKTQAILNENKIAGGKVAVLGLAFKGNVDDMRESPSTIVIDELQNLGLDVISYDPHIKENKHATQTQSLVEATKDADIIVVLTDHNEFKAYDAADITVKTKIVFDTKNCLNREKWQEAGFQFHLLGDAKNR; from the coding sequence ATGACGAAATCAATTTGTGTCGTTGGACTTGGCTATATCGGATTACCAACGGCTGTAATGTTTGCCAACCACGGCATAAAAGTACATGGGGTTGACGTAAACCCAGCAGCAGTAAAAAGTATTCAAGAGAAAAAACTTCATATTGAAGAAAACGGTTTACAAGAACGCCTAAATAAAGCAGTAGATGAAGGATTCTTAACAGCGTCAACGACACCACAAGAAGCGGATGTTTTCATTGTGGCAGTACCATCGCCAATTAACCCTGACAATACAGCGAATTTAGAATATGTACGTCAAGCAACGGCATCGATTGTGCCTTACGTGAAAAAAGGAAATTTAGTAATTCTTGAATCGACAGTACCACCGAAAACAGTAGAACACGTTATGCTACCTGAGCTAATCAAAGCAAACTTAGAGTTTGGCGTTGATTTATTTGTAGCACATTCACCGGAACGCGTAATTCCTGGTCGTATTTTTGAAGAATTAGTGAACAACGATCGTATTGTTGGTGGGATTGATGAAAAATCATCTCAAATGACAAAAGAGCTTTACCAAACATTTGTAAATGGCACAATCCACTTAACTGATGCAACAACAGCTGAATTAGTAAAAGTAATGGAAAACACATACCGTGATGTCAATATTGCTTTTGCCAATGAGCTTGCAAAAATGGCTGAAAAATTAGACGTAAACATTTGGGAAGCAATTAAATTTGCCAACTATCACCCACGTGTAAATGTACACTTTCCAGGGCCTGGTGTAGGTGGACACTGTATCGCAGTAGACCCATGGTTCCTAGTTGAGCTAGGTGGGGAGCAAGCACAAATTATTCATATGTCACGTAATACAAATGACAGCATGCCAAGATTTACAGCACAAAAAACACAAGCAATTTTAAATGAAAACAAAATCGCAGGTGGCAAAGTAGCTGTGCTTGGACTAGCCTTCAAAGGAAACGTTGATGATATGCGTGAAAGTCCATCAACAATCGTTATTGATGAGCTACAAAATTTAGGCTTAGATGTGATTTCATATGATCCACACATTAAAGAAAACAAACATGCTACACAAACACAAAGCTTAGTAGAAGCAACAAAAGATGCAGACATCATTGTTGTGTTAACAGATCACAATGAGTTCAAAGCATATGATGCAGCGGACATTACTGTAAAAACAAAAATCGTCTTTGATACGAAAAACTGCTTAAACCGTGAAAAATGGCAAGAGGCTGGCTTCCAGTTCCACTTACTAGGGGATGCGAAAAACCGATGA
- a CDS encoding nuclease-related domain-containing protein, which translates to MIVKPFAPSSLTLGLQALVRRLHPSHPQFTTLQQELKNKEAGDFAEHYILKELEKLPQLSNCHIFHNVMLPTVLPMQIDILVITSSGIIILEIKNIRGTVHFKNDPRQLIRTVDTGEIQVFTHPEIQLEQYIQAMHQFLNEHDIVIPIYGAIVFPFNNVEILREGEGLPIVMGRELPMYLHRLIVKNKGIATTEITNIILSQLQHKKPYPLCRYYQIDPNALQRGVFCENCGRFGMGKLKRTWFCQSCQHQSTDAHVQALKDYYMLVGETITNRDCREFLKIDSEYIAKRLLQKSLQTWRNAGKYTKYNLSGLFESPIGVPKSPVKQNKSPIAADLSPIPPSKSPIEVHESPINQ; encoded by the coding sequence TTGATTGTTAAACCTTTTGCGCCATCATCGCTGACATTGGGATTGCAAGCGCTTGTTCGACGATTGCATCCTTCACATCCGCAGTTCACAACCCTACAACAGGAGCTGAAAAATAAGGAAGCAGGCGATTTTGCAGAACATTATATTTTGAAAGAGCTAGAAAAGTTGCCACAGCTCAGTAACTGTCACATCTTCCACAATGTGATGCTCCCTACGGTACTCCCCATGCAAATTGATATTTTAGTCATTACATCAAGCGGTATTATTATATTAGAAATTAAAAATATACGTGGTACTGTGCATTTCAAAAATGACCCACGCCAGTTAATTCGTACTGTAGATACAGGAGAAATTCAAGTTTTTACGCATCCTGAAATTCAGCTCGAACAGTATATTCAGGCAATGCACCAATTTCTTAACGAGCATGATATTGTGATACCAATATATGGAGCAATTGTTTTTCCCTTTAATAATGTAGAAATACTTCGTGAAGGTGAAGGGCTACCGATAGTAATGGGAAGAGAACTCCCAATGTATTTGCATAGGCTAATAGTGAAAAATAAGGGGATAGCTACGACTGAAATAACAAATATAATTTTGTCACAATTACAACACAAAAAGCCTTATCCGCTTTGCCGATATTATCAAATTGATCCTAATGCTTTACAAAGAGGCGTTTTTTGCGAAAATTGTGGGCGCTTTGGAATGGGAAAGCTGAAAAGAACTTGGTTTTGTCAGAGTTGTCAGCATCAATCTACCGATGCACATGTACAAGCACTAAAAGATTATTACATGCTTGTTGGAGAGACGATAACGAACAGGGACTGTCGTGAGTTTTTGAAAATTGATAGTGAGTATATTGCTAAACGCTTGTTACAAAAATCTTTACAAACATGGCGTAACGCAGGCAAATATACGAAGTACAATTTGTCTGGTTTGTTTGAATCGCCGATAGGAGTCCCAAAATCGCCGGTAAAACAGAATAAATCGCCGATAGCAGCGGATTTATCGCCGATACCCCCAAGTAAATCGCCGATAGAAGTCCACGAATCGCCGATAAACCAATAA
- a CDS encoding flagellin N-terminal helical domain-containing protein — protein MLGKWSATGMSILNNMNNHYSAMSKAMLRISTGYRINSAADDPAGLAISEKMRAQIRGLNMASKNIQDGISLVQTAEGALNETHAMIQRMRELAVQASNDTLTDNDRQQLDKEFQELKKEIQRLSKDTEFNTKTLLNGDYSTNGIKIQAGANAGQNIELFINDMGSGALGLDDTTSIATRDDANKAISTMDEALKRVSSERSRLGAYQNRLEHAYNANMNTAENLTAAESRIRDADIAKEMMNMVKSQILLQASQYVLALHMQQAQSILKLLESGTIRNPRY, from the coding sequence ATGCTTGGAAAGTGGTCTGCTACGGGAATGTCGATATTAAATAATATGAATAACCATTATAGTGCAATGAGCAAGGCGATGCTGCGAATTTCTACTGGCTATCGTATTAATAGTGCAGCCGATGATCCGGCGGGTCTTGCCATATCTGAAAAAATGCGCGCCCAAATCCGCGGATTAAATATGGCATCGAAAAATATACAAGATGGCATTTCACTTGTACAAACTGCTGAAGGTGCGCTTAATGAAACACATGCAATGATTCAAAGAATGAGAGAGCTAGCAGTGCAAGCGTCTAATGATACGCTAACAGATAATGATCGTCAGCAACTCGATAAGGAATTTCAAGAGCTAAAAAAGGAAATTCAACGTCTTTCTAAAGATACTGAGTTTAATACGAAAACTTTACTAAATGGTGATTATTCGACGAATGGCATCAAAATTCAAGCAGGTGCAAATGCGGGGCAAAACATTGAGCTGTTCATTAATGATATGGGGTCTGGGGCACTCGGTTTAGACGACACTACTTCTATTGCAACACGAGATGATGCAAACAAGGCGATTTCAACAATGGACGAGGCATTAAAGCGAGTATCGTCTGAGCGGTCGCGACTAGGTGCATACCAAAATCGACTGGAACATGCCTATAATGCCAACATGAATACAGCAGAAAACTTAACTGCTGCGGAATCCCGAATTCGCGATGCTGATATCGCGAAGGAAATGATGAATATGGTGAAATCACAAATTTTGTTACAAGCAAGCCAATATGTACTAGCACTTCACATGCAACAGGCACAATCCATTTTAAAATTGCTAGAAAGCGGAACAATAAGGAATCCCAGATACTAA
- a CDS encoding transcriptional regulator: protein MMQVQYMKPFYTKISGDKLRLVFAYQYFSILKENEIFHFIPIEGKEMIINLHTQQIENLSEVFVFQKGNRFIRLPLYQLLLITNVHEHLTPILESATPKPQLPLVSSATVGEIDQLITEIEQKNIDYLIDQALLDYNEALFYELLHQKSTQFGG, encoded by the coding sequence ATGATGCAGGTTCAATATATGAAGCCGTTCTACACGAAAATTTCTGGAGATAAATTGCGTCTCGTATTTGCTTATCAATATTTCTCAATATTAAAAGAGAATGAGATTTTTCATTTCATTCCAATCGAAGGGAAAGAAATGATTATTAACTTGCATACACAACAAATCGAAAATTTATCTGAGGTATTTGTTTTCCAAAAAGGAAATCGTTTTATTCGATTACCGCTTTATCAACTATTACTCATTACAAATGTCCATGAACATTTAACGCCAATTCTTGAAAGCGCTACACCAAAGCCACAGTTACCCCTTGTCTCTTCCGCAACTGTTGGTGAGATAGATCAGCTAATTACAGAAATTGAGCAAAAAAATATTGACTATTTAATAGATCAAGCATTATTAGACTACAATGAAGCTCTCTTTTATGAGCTATTACATCAAAAGAGCACACAATTCGGAGGTTAA
- a CDS encoding DEAD/DEAH box helicase has translation MMTLDAPSPFTKRLQLRIESAQNGNYTVQGFTASGTAIEVETLISSLFFNYEANTYGLMTNRTELSIDISTAELLDIFSARYSHPFIHWQGINEESSAMIEQAQNLQQYWQDPLLWSHVVIADDFSSLSFSIESEDSALLEVAVQQKLAHAGLLVSDVPKLLPFFLRGGWPLEQDRQAGAVTVSLRLSEPEEDSDVWLLETVLSTASTKNYWTPAVRKKLLPLVDALPTKWQPFALDIEQQQTQIVELLSIEDIQPNIFIHVTLDDLEVRKFLREDLARLQALGFDVVLPAWLKDLKQSKIRVRVSTGNISTKKVAGLDDILTFKWQFSMNGETISAEQFKKLVDEKREFIRIGTEWFRVDANWMQEMRALMQQAEDESWTVRELLFRELPEDLSPLEEEEDADDAMRDDPLFAFELQQSLKSYMEQLHEKKGLPPVPVPLSLNASLRPYQQEGYEWLIFMREQGFGACLADDMGLGKTVQLISYLLHVYETTDAKEPTIIICPTSVLGNWQKELARFAPSLIVHTHYQANRTKEEAFVRLIEQEKPHVILSTYGTVSQDAEFLQEIDWATVVLDEAQNIKNMQTLQSRSIRKLHGRHHIALTGTPVENRLSELWAIFDFIHKGYLGSFGRFNEEFILPIERDESESHKQKLRAKIQPFLLRRTKRDPNLQLNLPDKQESHAYCALTAEQASLYEGYILETLDQLEQLTGFQKKGRVLKMLSKLKQLCNHPALYLKEPFEDAATMLTRSVKLERIVNMAAEIVDNGEQCLIFTQYIGMGQLLQHCFSEVYNVDAPFLTGAMPKQQRDRLVEAFQAGEFPIFILSLKAGGTGLNLTAANHVLHADRWWNPAVENQATDRAYRIGQTQFVQVHKFVTIGTIEEKIDKMLAQKSALSEELIQSSQWLTELDDDELRDLITLDYNIS, from the coding sequence ATGATGACATTAGATGCTCCCTCTCCGTTTACAAAAAGACTACAGTTACGCATTGAATCAGCTCAGAATGGCAATTATACGGTGCAGGGCTTTACTGCAAGTGGTACCGCAATAGAGGTAGAGACACTTATTTCTTCATTATTTTTCAACTATGAGGCAAATACTTATGGCTTAATGACCAATCGTACAGAACTTTCCATCGATATTTCTACTGCAGAACTACTCGATATCTTTTCTGCGCGCTACAGTCATCCATTTATCCATTGGCAAGGGATTAATGAGGAAAGTAGTGCGATGATAGAACAAGCACAAAATTTACAGCAATATTGGCAAGATCCTTTACTTTGGTCGCATGTAGTTATTGCAGATGATTTTTCATCGCTATCATTTTCTATAGAAAGTGAAGATTCTGCGTTACTTGAAGTAGCTGTACAGCAAAAACTTGCTCATGCTGGACTTCTTGTGTCGGATGTACCGAAGCTACTCCCATTTTTCTTACGTGGTGGCTGGCCTTTAGAACAGGATCGACAAGCTGGCGCTGTTACTGTTTCGCTACGTTTAAGTGAGCCTGAGGAAGATTCCGATGTTTGGCTTTTGGAAACAGTTCTTAGTACCGCTTCAACAAAAAATTATTGGACACCTGCTGTTCGTAAAAAATTACTACCATTAGTCGATGCATTACCAACTAAATGGCAGCCATTTGCGCTGGATATTGAGCAACAACAAACACAAATTGTGGAGCTACTTTCAATTGAGGATATACAACCTAATATTTTTATTCATGTTACACTCGACGATTTAGAGGTACGTAAATTTCTACGAGAAGACTTAGCACGTTTACAGGCCCTTGGTTTTGATGTTGTGCTACCAGCATGGCTAAAAGATTTAAAACAGTCAAAAATTCGTGTGCGAGTTAGCACAGGTAATATCTCAACGAAAAAAGTTGCTGGACTTGATGACATATTGACGTTCAAATGGCAATTTTCAATGAATGGTGAAACGATATCAGCAGAGCAATTTAAAAAGCTAGTCGATGAAAAACGAGAGTTCATACGCATAGGGACAGAATGGTTCCGAGTGGATGCCAACTGGATGCAAGAAATGCGCGCTTTAATGCAACAGGCTGAAGATGAAAGTTGGACTGTTCGTGAGCTTTTATTCCGTGAGCTACCTGAAGACTTATCTCCGCTAGAGGAAGAAGAAGATGCTGATGATGCAATGCGAGACGATCCACTTTTTGCCTTTGAGTTACAGCAATCTTTAAAATCTTATATGGAGCAGCTGCACGAAAAGAAAGGTCTTCCACCAGTGCCTGTTCCCCTTTCATTAAATGCTAGCTTACGTCCCTATCAGCAAGAAGGTTATGAATGGCTTATTTTTATGCGCGAACAAGGTTTTGGTGCCTGTCTAGCTGATGACATGGGACTTGGAAAAACCGTTCAACTTATTTCTTATTTGCTACATGTCTATGAAACAACGGATGCCAAAGAACCAACCATCATTATTTGTCCGACTTCAGTACTTGGTAACTGGCAAAAAGAGCTTGCTCGTTTTGCTCCATCGTTGATTGTGCATACGCATTATCAGGCAAATCGGACGAAAGAAGAGGCATTTGTAAGACTTATCGAACAAGAAAAGCCACATGTTATTTTATCAACTTATGGAACAGTGTCACAGGATGCAGAATTTTTACAAGAAATCGATTGGGCAACTGTTGTTCTAGATGAAGCACAAAATATAAAAAATATGCAGACATTACAATCTCGTTCGATACGAAAATTACATGGTAGGCACCATATTGCTCTAACAGGTACACCTGTTGAAAACCGATTATCGGAGCTTTGGGCTATTTTTGATTTTATTCATAAAGGGTATTTAGGTAGCTTCGGACGCTTTAATGAAGAATTTATATTACCGATTGAACGTGATGAATCAGAATCACATAAGCAAAAGTTACGTGCAAAAATTCAACCGTTTTTACTTCGCCGTACTAAGCGAGATCCAAATTTACAGCTTAATTTGCCTGATAAGCAAGAGTCCCATGCATATTGTGCATTAACTGCAGAACAAGCATCACTGTATGAGGGCTACATTTTAGAAACACTTGATCAGCTAGAGCAATTAACAGGCTTTCAAAAGAAAGGCCGTGTCTTAAAGATGCTCAGTAAGTTGAAGCAATTATGTAATCATCCTGCACTGTATTTAAAGGAACCTTTCGAGGATGCTGCAACGATGCTTACACGGTCCGTCAAGCTAGAGCGAATCGTCAACATGGCAGCGGAAATCGTGGATAATGGTGAACAATGTCTTATTTTTACACAGTACATTGGCATGGGACAATTACTACAGCATTGTTTCAGTGAAGTATATAATGTTGATGCGCCATTTTTAACTGGTGCGATGCCTAAACAGCAACGTGACCGATTAGTGGAGGCTTTCCAGGCAGGTGAATTCCCTATATTTATCCTCTCATTAAAAGCTGGAGGAACGGGATTAAACTTAACAGCTGCAAACCATGTTTTGCACGCCGATCGTTGGTGGAACCCTGCTGTTGAAAATCAAGCAACAGACCGAGCATACCGAATTGGGCAAACTCAATTTGTGCAAGTGCATAAGTTTGTGACTATTGGGACGATTGAGGAAAAAATTGATAAAATGCTTGCGCAGAAATCTGCATTATCAGAAGAACTTATTCAATCGAGCCAGTGGTTAACAGAGCTAGACGATGATGAACTACGCGATTTAATAACACTGGATTATAATATATCTTAA
- a CDS encoding single-stranded DNA-binding protein, with protein sequence MNQVGLVGRLTKDPVLRQLSRNRVQSHFSLAINRNYKNSRGEVETDFILCTVWGKLAEHIVRFCGKGSLIGINGRIQSRSFMNEESTKIYITEVVVEDVRFYRLKPPDSKACAVPPSSSVDQEILNDFVLPEKELQLPVV encoded by the coding sequence ATGAATCAAGTCGGACTGGTTGGAAGATTAACAAAGGATCCTGTGTTACGACAACTATCAAGAAATCGCGTGCAATCTCATTTTTCCCTCGCCATTAATCGCAATTACAAAAACAGCCGTGGGGAAGTGGAAACTGACTTTATACTTTGTACAGTATGGGGAAAGCTGGCAGAGCATATCGTTAGATTTTGCGGAAAAGGCTCACTAATTGGGATCAATGGGCGAATTCAGTCCAGATCATTTATGAATGAAGAAAGCACAAAAATTTATATAACTGAGGTAGTTGTTGAGGATGTCCGCTTTTATAGGCTGAAGCCACCAGATAGTAAAGCGTGTGCAGTACCGCCATCGTCATCCGTCGATCAGGAGATTCTGAACGATTTTGTGTTGCCAGAAAAAGAGTTGCAATTACCAGTAGTATAA
- a CDS encoding YwpF family protein gives MKTFKMLSFDLVTQEGIQTFPLVDGIIINQENSHQSWILELFIDRKYRPIFDELLANATVFNVRAVISFPDNEPAPFRVVVHTVQEIGEHISVLLKGTLKIKRSKYAEQLLADLLTEGVSQVELLDRFSKGMKERPKLKND, from the coding sequence ATGAAAACATTTAAAATGCTTTCCTTTGACCTTGTCACTCAAGAGGGCATACAAACATTTCCTTTAGTCGATGGCATTATTATTAACCAGGAAAACAGCCATCAATCTTGGATTCTTGAACTGTTTATCGATCGGAAATATCGACCAATTTTTGATGAGTTATTAGCGAATGCAACAGTATTTAATGTGCGAGCAGTTATTTCATTCCCCGACAATGAACCAGCGCCATTTCGGGTTGTCGTTCATACTGTGCAGGAAATTGGTGAACATATCTCTGTGCTTTTAAAAGGTACTTTAAAAATTAAGCGTTCAAAATACGCGGAACAATTACTAGCCGATCTCCTAACAGAGGGTGTTTCACAAGTAGAGTTACTAGACCGCTTCTCAAAAGGTATGAAAGAACGACCAAAACTAAAAAATGATTAA
- a CDS encoding nuclease-related domain-containing protein, with protein sequence MNTVIREKPLKLLWLEALLRRLREQDPEAGYFMEQFRRLDAGFAGEQRVDKEWEEIVCPNTFFVLHNVLLANTANHFHQLDTLFICKHFILVVEIKNINGKLDFDGTTYQCTRTKPDGTVEGFPNAITQIQRHIRFIKIISENYSLPIEGAVIFSNPSAIIVNHPNTVPIFHVSGLQSHIQSLLKKYTKPILTDEQLTRFVQLIRAQHQPQKLLTRIDSSRFRHGVLCPKCNYKNQMLYYRGIWKCSVCRHNSVEIFAEALQDYQLLVSRTITNSQLRTFFRIESSDAANRLLRKFHFPSIGTTKNRVYHLPDNLTKYMKQFF encoded by the coding sequence ATGAATACTGTCATCCGAGAAAAGCCGTTAAAATTATTATGGCTCGAAGCTTTATTAAGACGACTTCGGGAGCAAGATCCTGAGGCAGGCTACTTTATGGAACAATTTCGAAGGCTTGATGCTGGTTTTGCTGGTGAACAAAGAGTCGATAAAGAATGGGAGGAGATAGTATGTCCAAATACTTTTTTCGTATTGCATAATGTATTGCTTGCAAATACAGCCAATCACTTTCATCAACTTGATACACTCTTTATTTGCAAGCATTTCATATTAGTTGTGGAAATTAAGAATATTAACGGAAAGCTAGACTTTGATGGTACTACATATCAATGTACACGAACAAAACCTGATGGAACAGTAGAAGGCTTTCCAAATGCTATTACTCAAATTCAACGTCATATTCGATTTATTAAAATTATATCTGAAAATTATTCTCTCCCTATTGAAGGTGCTGTTATTTTTTCTAATCCTTCCGCAATCATTGTAAACCATCCGAATACTGTTCCTATTTTCCATGTATCCGGACTCCAGAGTCATATTCAAAGTCTATTAAAAAAATACACCAAACCCATATTAACGGATGAGCAACTAACCCGTTTTGTGCAGCTCATTCGTGCTCAACATCAACCCCAAAAGTTATTAACCCGTATAGATTCTTCGCGCTTCCGTCACGGAGTACTTTGTCCAAAATGCAACTATAAAAATCAAATGTTGTATTATCGAGGCATTTGGAAATGTTCAGTATGTCGACATAATAGCGTAGAGATTTTTGCAGAGGCGCTACAAGATTATCAATTGCTTGTGAGTCGGACTATTACCAATAGTCAATTGCGTACATTCTTTAGGATTGAATCGAGTGATGCAGCAAATCGCTTGTTGCGAAAATTTCATTTCCCTAGCATTGGTACAACTAAAAATCGCGTCTACCATCTCCCAGATAATTTAACAAAATATATGAAGCAATTCTTTTGA
- the fabZ gene encoding 3-hydroxyacyl-ACP dehydratase FabZ, with protein MLTAEQIQAILPHRYPFLFVDRIVELEEGKRAVGFKNVSINEDFFNGHFPGYPVMPGVLIVEALAQVGGVALLKSEQYQGRLVFLTGIDNARFKRQVVPGDQLKLEVEFIKLRGSMGKGHGIATVDGELVCEADILFAIGPEQPKQP; from the coding sequence ATGTTAACAGCAGAACAAATTCAAGCAATTTTACCACACCGTTATCCTTTTTTATTCGTAGATCGTATTGTGGAATTAGAGGAAGGCAAGCGTGCGGTAGGTTTCAAAAATGTCTCAATTAACGAAGATTTCTTTAATGGACATTTTCCAGGATATCCAGTGATGCCAGGTGTTTTAATTGTTGAGGCATTGGCACAAGTTGGTGGGGTAGCCTTATTAAAGTCTGAACAATATCAAGGACGTTTAGTGTTTTTAACGGGCATTGATAATGCACGTTTTAAGCGTCAAGTAGTACCAGGCGATCAGCTTAAATTAGAAGTGGAATTCATTAAATTGCGCGGTTCAATGGGTAAAGGACACGGAATTGCGACTGTTGATGGCGAGCTTGTTTGTGAGGCAGATATTTTATTTGCAATAGGGCCAGAGCAACCAAAACAACCTTAA
- a CDS encoding DNA-directed RNA polymerase subunit beta yields the protein MTNDSRRRSVPTQETDTPPEEKGRRSNGELREVRWVQIRLIPIWLRVVLVLVLIIVAAILGTMVGYSVIGQGKAMDVFNLETWRHIFDIMNGKE from the coding sequence ATGACAAACGATTCACGTCGACGTTCTGTGCCGACACAAGAAACCGATACGCCACCAGAAGAAAAGGGACGTCGCTCAAATGGAGAGCTACGCGAGGTTCGATGGGTGCAAATACGGCTGATTCCGATTTGGTTACGTGTTGTACTTGTTCTTGTTTTAATCATTGTGGCTGCTATTTTAGGTACGATGGTTGGCTACAGTGTGATTGGTCAAGGAAAAGCAATGGATGTCTTTAATTTAGAAACATGGCGGCATATATTTGACATAATGAATGGTAAAGAATAA
- a CDS encoding flagellar hook-basal body protein, which translates to MLRTMITATNTMGQLQNKLDTISNNIANSGTHGYKAQQATFNELMYQQFNNDTKDPTARQSPVGIRYGSGAMLGQIQTNHKQGSLQTTDRDLDLAFTKPKQYFNILMPDGENGTKTVYTRQGDFYLSPLNNGTVMLVNTDGYPVADANGQPITLPDNVKGFAVRDGGSLEATYPNGDIIRTDLAVTEFQKPQLMEHVSGTYLGLPNNLAELGFAQAEVVTDLQGANRQQIGMQNGTLELSNVNLSKEMTDLIETQRAYQFNARAVTLADQMLGLINGIR; encoded by the coding sequence ATGCTACGAACAATGATTACCGCAACGAATACAATGGGCCAATTGCAAAATAAACTAGATACAATTAGTAATAACATTGCTAACAGTGGTACACATGGCTATAAAGCACAACAAGCTACGTTCAATGAACTCATGTACCAGCAATTTAATAATGATACAAAGGATCCTACAGCGCGCCAATCACCAGTAGGTATACGCTACGGCTCTGGCGCAATGCTTGGCCAAATTCAAACAAATCATAAGCAAGGTTCCCTTCAAACAACAGACCGTGACCTTGATTTAGCTTTTACGAAGCCAAAACAATATTTCAACATTTTAATGCCAGATGGTGAAAATGGTACGAAAACAGTGTATACTCGTCAAGGTGACTTTTATTTATCACCTTTAAATAATGGGACGGTAATGCTTGTTAATACAGATGGCTATCCAGTAGCTGATGCAAATGGACAGCCTATAACATTACCTGATAATGTAAAAGGATTTGCTGTTCGCGATGGAGGCTCGTTAGAAGCAACATATCCGAATGGAGATATTATTCGTACGGATCTCGCTGTAACGGAATTCCAAAAGCCACAGCTAATGGAGCATGTATCTGGCACATATTTAGGCTTACCGAATAACTTAGCGGAGCTAGGATTTGCACAAGCTGAAGTTGTAACAGATTTACAAGGCGCAAATCGTCAGCAAATCGGCATGCAAAATGGTACACTCGAATTATCGAATGTAAACTTGTCGAAGGAAATGACAGATTTAATTGAAACGCAACGTGCTTATCAATTTAATGCAAGAGCCGTAACACTAGCTGACCAAATGCTAGGGCTAATTAATGGCATTAGATAG